The sequence aaaaaaaaaaaaaaaaaaaaaaaaaaaaaaaaaaaaaaaaaaaaacaaaaaaaaaaaaacaaaaaacaaaaaacaaaaaacaaaaaacaaaaaacaaaaacaaaaacaaaaacaaaaacaaaaaagaactaTGTGAAAACAAATTTATGTTACAAAAGAGATATAAAACAGAATAGCAATCTAGAAGTACATTTAAACAGAAGGGGAGttgaaagagggggggggggggggaattgcaATCTTGGACTTCAGAAATTACACTTCGGCTTAGAGTGGATTCCACAAGGGGGATATCGAGATATCGAGGGAGAAGATAGAGCAGATGATGACCTGTTTAACTTGGAGGAATCAGTGGTGCAGCTGTTGGACGAACATTGGCTGGGGATTGATATGTGAACACAGGCATCTTACTTGGGAGAATTGGAAGCGAAGAATCAAATTGAAGAACACGAATAGCTTTTTCAATGGAAGGTCGGAGTTTGCAGTCTGGATGCGCACACCATAGCCCAACAATCATCAAGCACTCTACTAGTTGGTCGTCAAAATCCATACCTTGACTTGGATCGGCCGCTTCAAGATGCTTTTGTGTTCCATAAAGCTCCCAAACCCAGTTTACCGAACTTCTTTCGCTTGGGTTAGTCTTAATTATCTCAACAGACTTTCTCCCACAAGCAATTTCTAAGAGAACAACCCCAAATCTATAGATATCAGATTCTTTGGTAGCCTTCCCAGTAATCTCATATTCGGGCGGCATGTATCCCATGGTACCAGCTACATTGGTTGTTTGTGACACCATATTATATCCTTCTGTGGTACCAGCTACATTAATGGTGGTTCCTCGTGACTCTTCCTCATGTTCTACAAGGTAGCCAAACCAAAATCCCCAAGTATGGCATTGAAATTGGAATCTAGAATTACATT comes from Macadamia integrifolia cultivar HAES 741 unplaced genomic scaffold, SCU_Mint_v3 scaffold3525, whole genome shotgun sequence and encodes:
- the LOC122068191 gene encoding L-type lectin-domain containing receptor kinase IX.2-like, with amino-acid sequence MVSQTTNVAGTMGYMPPEYEITGKATKESDIYRFGVVLLEIACGRKSVEIIKTNPSERSSVNWVWELYGTQKHLEAADPSQGMDFDDQLVECLMIVGLWCAHPDCKLRPSIEKAIRVLQFDSSLPILPSKMPVFTYQSPANVRPTAAPLIPPS